A window of Chryseobacterium sp. IHB B 17019 genomic DNA:
AATATGTTCCCTCGAAATTGTAAACTCCGTAAGGGAAAAATAGGCTGGCCCAGCTTTGAATCTGCTTTCTTTTCTCATTGTCCATATTCAAAGAAATCCCTCTCGGAGCAAAACCTCCGGCATCAGATTCTATGGCAAAAAGGTGTTTTTCATTATTTTCTTTTGCTGTTTTTCCGTATTGGATTCCACCTTTTACGCCATTTTCTTCATTGGCAAAACAGACAACACGAATTGTGTGATTATTCCGGATTCCAAGCTTTTTGAAAGTCCTCAATACTTCAATGCTCTGAACAATTCCCGAACCGTCATCATGGGCACCTTCACCAACATCCCAGGAATCTAGATGTCCGCCGACAACAATAACGCTTTTATCTTTTTTACCTGTAATTTCACCGATGACAGAGTGGGAAGGCTTCTCGCCTTTCATTCCGCAGTTTGAATTGAGCTTTGCAGTGATTTTTTGTGATTTTAAAAGCACTTCCAGCTCATCAGCTGTTGTATTTCCTATGGCAACAGCGGGAATTTTATTTTCGTTTTCATAACGCATTGCTCCAGTGTGCGGAATATCATCAAATGCAGAAGAAAGTGAACGGATGATGGCAAATTTACCACCTTTTTTTGCGGTTAAAGAAGCAGCTTTCACTCTATATTTTGCAGCGTCACCATATCCTCGGAAAGTTTCAACATAAGACTGACTGAAAGGGTAGTTGAAGAAAACTATTTTACCTTTTACCTGTTCCGGTGAAAGTTTTTCGTATTCTTCCATCGATTTTACCATAATGATTTCTCCTGAAACATCTTTTCCGCCGGTACCTTCAGAATTCCCCAGTGAAAGCATTTTTAAGTTTGTCCATTTTCCATTGGAGGTTTTGATCTGTAATGATTCTTTTCCTCTTACCCAGACAGGGACTTTTACTTCCTGAAGCCATACCTTATCTGCTCCGGCATCACGGAGTTTTTGTTCTGCCCATTTTACGGCTTTTTCATAGGCTTCGGAGCCGCTTAGTCTGTGACCTATATTTTTAGTTAAATCTCTTAATTCGGTGTAAGCTTTTCCGTTATTTAAAATTTCTGTTGAAATTCTTGCAAACTGTATGGAGTCTTCTTTGGCCTGCCCCAAAACAGCCATGCTCAGAAGGAATAATGATGCTCCTAATATCTTTTTCATTTTACCAGTTTTTATCAATCATAAAGATCATTTGTGTCATGGCAACGGCACCTAAAAGAAGTTCTCTTTTATTCACTTTATCGAAAGTATCTTCTACCGAGTGGTGATAGTCGAAATATCTTTGTGTATCTACAACAAGCTCTGCCAAAGGAATATCCAATTTTTTCAAAGGAGAAATATCCTGGATGGCATCAGTCTGGTCAAAGTCATAAACGCCGTAAGGAAGAAAATATTCTTTCCATGGAAAAATCAGTTTCCTTCTCTGCGGAGACATATCCAAAGCAAAACCTCTCGGTGAGTAGCCTCCCGCGTCTGTTCCCAGCGCGAAAATATGTTTTTCATCTTTTTTCTTAACATAAGCTGCATACATTTCTCTTCCTTGTCCGCCATTTTCACTGTTGGCGTACAGGACAACCCTGATGGTATGATTATTTTCAAAGCCAAGCGCTTTTAAGGTTCTTAAAACTTCTATACACTGCACAACGCCCGTTCCGTCATCAATGGCGCCTTCTCCAAAGTCCCAGGAGTCAAGCTGGGCACCGAGAACAATTACTTTAGAGTCTTTTTTACCCGGAATTTCAGCGATGATGTTAGGATTGGTTGTTTCGCCTTTTGATTCGGCGGACATGTTTATTTTGGCTGTAACTTTTTGTTTTTTTAATAATTTTTCTAGTTCGTCGGCAGATCTTACTCCAATTGACAAAGCTGGAATTCTTATTTTGTCATCCGGCTCGTAATAGATCATTTTAGCATGAGGCGTGTCGTCATTTGCTGTTGTTAAAGACCTTATGATTAATGCCTTAGCTCCTGTTTTTGCAATAACGGAAGCTGAAATTAATTTTGATTTTGCAGTAATTAAATAAGAATCACTTGTATTAATGATTTTCGGGTCTATCGGCAGATTGACGAAAACAATTTTGTCTCTCAGTTGTCCTATTGACATTGCATTAAGCTCAGAGGTCGAATTGATTAAAACAATTTCACCCGTAAGATCTTTTCCACCCGTTCCTTCAGAATTCCCGAAAGAAAGCATCCTGATACTTTTCCAGTCTCCATTTCCGGCTTTTATCTGCAGAGATTCTCTTCCTCTTACCCAAACCGGGGCTTTTGCTTCCTGTCTCCAGATCATTTCAATCCCGATATCTTTGAACTTTTTTTCTGCCCATTCTACAGCTTTTGTATATCCGGGAGTTGCACTGAAGCGTGAGCCAACGCCTTTCGTCAGTTCACCAAGATTATTGTAAGCTGTTCCGTTGGTCATGATCTCGTCCGAGATCTTTTTAAATTCATCGTAATAGTTGAATTTGGCTAAGGTTGTTGTCTTTTTAACCGTTTTTTTCTGAGGTTTTTTTTGAGAAAATAAAAATCCACCCAAAAAGAGTGGAATTATAATGAATATTTTTTTCATTTTTTATTTACCTTTCTTTTTCCGTTGATAAAAGTAGGGAAAAAATAGGAATTTTTTAAGGTTTCATATCATACATTAATAATGCTGTAACCAATTTTGGTTCAATAAATGTACATTTTGGAGGCATACTTAGTCTTAAATCCGATATTTTAATCATATCATTAAAACTCACAGGAAAAATTCCGAATCCAACTTTTCCTTCTCCGCTGTCAATTTTTTCTTTTATCTGATTGATTCCATCAAGACTTGAAGTTCCCTTTATGTAAGAAATTTTCTCAGAGCTGTCCGGATCCTCAATTTTTAAAATACTTTTAAAGATATATTTATCTAATAAATGATGATCAAGGTTGTCCAGAGACATTTCCGTAGAACGGAGGTCATGCTTTACGTGAAGAGAGTAAAATTTACCATCCAGATACATCGAGATGTGGAACTTTTGCGAAGGATAATATGCCGTTTCTCCTTTTTCGTGAATTAAAAAATATTGTTCCAGCTGTTGTAAGAAATCTTCTTTGGAAAGTCCGTTCAAATCGCTTACAATCCTGTTGTAATCATGGATTTTAATTGATTGGTTTGAAACTATAAAGCTGTAAACAAAATTGTAAAGTTCTGTCCCGTTGTGTCTTTTGTTTTTTTCTTTCTGATATTTTGCATTCAATGCTGTGGAACCGATTCTGTGGTGCCCGTCTGCAATATAAAAAGAGTCGATCTGATCGATAACTTCCTTGAACTGTTGAAGTTTTAAACGGTTGTCAATTCTCCAGATTTTATGTCTGATCCCTTTTGAATCCACATGATTAAAAATCGGGACATTTTTTTCCTCATGGTTCATCAGTAATTCAATCTTAGAATTGGAAGGGTAGGTAAGCAGCACGGGTTCAGCCTGAAGGTTTACTTTTTCAAGATAATGAGCCAGTTTCTCTTTCTTCTGAGGAATTGTACTTTCGTGTCTCTTGATTTTACCATTCCAGAAATCTTCAATGCTTGTCAGCCCGAGAAGTCCTCTGAAAACCTGTTTGTTAGGATAGATCTGCTCATAAAGATAGTACGCCGAATTGTCCTGCACGAGTTTGTTTTCGCTCAGCAGCTCTTCAAATGTTGACCGGATTTTCCTTAAATTCCTATCAATATCTTTGGATTTACTTACAACATAGGGTTTTATCATATTGATGTAAGTGTTTTCAACTTGAGCTTTTTCCGCTATCTCTTCCTGAGTGAAGTTATCCAGAGGGTGAGTAGGGAAAGTACTCTCATAGTCTTTATGAGGTCTTATTCCACGAAAAGGTTTAAAAACAGGCATATTTTATTTTATAGTTTCTTTTATTTTGATAATTTGGTCTGCAAGCTCGACCCCGATTTTCTCCTGTGCATCTACAGTATTTCCTCCCACGTGCGGAGAAAGTGAAAGCGCCGGATTCATAAGCAAAATGACTTCAGGCGTTGGCTCCTTTTCAAAAACATCAAGTGCCGCTCCTGCTACTTTGCCGTAATCAATATAGTCTACCAAAGCTACTTCATTGATCACACCGCCTCTTGCCGTATTTACGATATAAACTCCGTCTTTCATTTTTTCAAACTGCGGCGTGTCTATGATATATTCGTTTGTTTTCGGCGTGTTTATACTGATGAAATCCAGATCTTTAAGGAAGCCATCCATATCATTGGTTGAAGTGATTTCAAAGTTTACCGACTGCCCATCGAAGAAGCTCAGACTAAGAGTTTCCGTTCTGGGTTTTCTTGTTAAAACTTTAACGTTCATTCCCAAAGAAATACCCATTTTCACCACTTCCTGGCCGATACTTCCAAAACCGATAACCCCTAAATTTTTTCCTGAAAGTTCATAAGCTTTGCTGAAGGATTTCTTCATCGCATCGAAATGCGTTTCACCCTCTAAAGGCATCAGCCTGTTGGATTCGTGAAGGAATCTCGCCAAAGAAAAGAAATGGGCAAATACCAATTCAGCAACCGATTTTGAAGAAGCTGTTGGGGTATTGATTACGTTTATCCCTTTGCTTTTAGCATATTCAACATCAATATTATCCATCCCGATACCACCTCTTCCGATAATTTTCAGATTTGGACATGCATCAATCAGATCCTGCCTTACTTTGGTAGCACTTCTTACCAGGAGCACGTCTACGTTGTTTTCGTTGATGAAATTGATAACATGGTCTTGTGCAACCCTGTTGTCCAACACTTCAATTCCCGCATTTTTCAATGCCTGTTCTCCCGCTTTCGAAATTCCGTCGTTAGCTAAAACTTTCATGTATTTATTTGATTTAAAAATTTAAAGATGGCATTATTTAAAAATTTAAATAGTTGCGCAAATTAAGAAAATTTAATGAATAATAAATAATCCTTAAATCTTTGAATTTTAAACATTTAAATTATTTAATAGACCTCATTACATCCACCAAAACCTGTACGCTTTCTATCGGTAAAGCATTGTACAGACTTGCTCTGTATCCGCCCAGGCTTCTGTGCCCGTTCAGTCCGCTGATGTTTGCTGCTTTCCATGCGTTGTCGAATTGTTCTTTTTTGCTTTCATCCATTAATTTAAATGAAACATTCATGAAAGAACGGTCTTCTTTCACGCAGAAGCTTTCAAATAGCGGATTGCTGTCTATTTCATCGTATAAAAGTTTTGCTTTTGCTTCATTTCTAGCTTCAGCGGCTGCAATTCCTCCGTTGTTTTCCAAATGCTGTAATGTAAGCAAAGATGCATAAACAGGGAAAACCGGCGGTGTATTGTACATAGATTCTTTAGCGATATGCTGAGAATAATCAAGCATTGAAAGCATATTTTCTCTTCCTGTTTTGCCTAAAATTTCTTTTTTAATAACTACTAAAGTAACGCCTGCAGGTCCCATGTTTTTCTGGGCTCCGGCATAGATTAAATCAAATTTTGAAAAATCCAGCTGCCTTGAGAAAATATCAGAACTCATGTCACAAACCATTACAGTATCCACTTCAGGGAAAGATTTCATCTGAGTTCCGTAAATTGTATTATTTGAAGTACAATGGAAATAATCATACTCTGATCCAATGGTATAGTCTTTCGGGATGAAAGAGTAGTTTTCCTCTTTTGAAGAGCCTACAACATCCACTGTCCCTAGTTTTTTTGCTTCTTTAATAGCTCCTGCCGCCCAGGTTCCCGTATCTGTATATGCGGCTTTTCCGCCAACTTTCATCAGATTGTAAGGAACCATAGCAAACTGCAAACTGGCACCTCCTCCTAAATATAAAACTTCGTAATCATCACCAAGATTCATCAATCTTTTTACAATGGCGCGTGCTTCGTCCATTACCGCAACAAAATCCTTACTTCTGTGTGAAATTTCCAGAAGTGACAATCCCATTCCGTTGAAATCCAAAATTGCCTGTGCAGACTTTTCGAATACTTCCTGAGGTAAAATGCATGGCCCCGCGCTAAAGTTGTGCTTTTTGATCATATTTTTATTTTTTTGGTTTTTATAAACATTTTAATGTTTACAGTTTCACTTTTTAAATTTTATTAAAATCAATTAGATTTTTGGCTAAAAAAACCGTCCCATAATTAATGAGACGGCGTATATTATTCACCGTGTAAAAATGCTTTTTTATTAAGCAGCGCTTCCTCAGATTCTACATGGTCTTCATCAGGAACACAGCAATCTACCGGACATACCGCTGCACACTGTGGCTCTTCATGAAAACCTTTACATTCCGTACATTTATCTGTTACAATAAAATAAACATCATCACTTACGGGTTCTTGTGGTGCATCAGCATCTACTGTAAGCCCCGATGTTAATGTTACAGTACCTTTTAATTCAGTGCCTTCTGAAGCTTTCCAGTCTACTGCTCCTTCATAAATTGCATTGTTTGGGCATTCCGGTTCGCAGGCTCCACAATTAATGCATTCATCAGTTATTTTAATAGCCATCGCTAATTTTTTTTAAATTTGCACAAAATTACAAAATATTCCCCAATTTTACAGTAATTATGAATATCAAAAATCAAGTTTTAGGACTTACGAGACTTAGCGATTATATAAAAGACTTTTTAGCAAAAAATCCGGCTGACTATAATGAAAATGATCAGGATTTTGAATTATTGTTAAGGAAGTCGGAAATAGAAAATCCGTGGTTTACTGCTGAAAATCAGAAATTTGCTTTCAAACAATGGGCAGATTTATTGACGGAGGAAAATATAAACAACTGGCTTAAAGAATATTCCATTTCAAAAATCTCCAAAAAAGTAGGATTAATCATGGCGGGAAATATTCCCCTTGTTGGTTTGCATGACGTGATTTCTACGGTTTTGAGCAACCATATTCCGGTTATTAAACTATCCTCGAAAGACAAGTATATGATTCCGTTTTTACTGAAAAAATGGAAAGAATTCTCTGAAAATGAGGTTGAATATGAGTTTGTTGAAAGATTGGAGAATTTTGATGCAGTAATTGCTACAGGTAGTAATAACACGGCGAGATATCTAGAATATTACTTTAAAAATTACCTTCATATCATCAGAAAAAACAGAACGTCAATTGCTGTTTTAAAAGGTGATGAAACGCCTGAAGAATTACAGCTTTTAGCGAAAGATATTTTCCAGTATTTTGGTTTGGGTTGTAGAAATGTAACCAGACTCTTGATTCCGCAGGATTTTTTAATTGACCGACTGTTTGAAAACTTTTTAGATTACCAGGAGATTATCAATCATAATAAATATGCCAATAATTATGAATATAATAGGGCAGTTTATCTTTTAAATCAGGAAAAATTCTGGGATAATAATTTTGTAATGCTGAAAGAAGATGATAAACTTTTTAGTCCGCTTTCTGTAATTAATTTCAGCAGATATTCATCTTTGGATGAAGTGAAGAACTTTATCAGTGATAATGAAGAAAATATTCAATGTGTTGTTGCTAAAGATGAATTGGGTCTGGATTCTGTTAAATTAGGAGACGCACAAAATCCAGGTTTAGACACTTATGCCGATAATGTTGATACAATGAAATTTTTATCATTAATTTAATTCTTTGTATCTTTCCATCAACCAATTATTACATTATTATGAAAAATTTATTGCTTATTCTTGCTGTTGTAGCCTTTCAACTGGGCTTTTCACAAAACAGTCAGATTAAAATTGTTGAAAGCAAAAAAATTGAACTGACTTCTGAATTAAGTAAAGATAAAATTGAATTATATAACAAACAGTTTCTAAAGTTTGTAACCGCTCTGAAAGCTTCTGATAAACAGGTAATCAGCGCGTTAATCTCTGATAAAGTGAAAGATGTAGTGACGGATAATGTCATTCAAAAATTATCGGGTGGAATAAGTTTCGACAGACAGACAGAAGTTTATAAGTCCGGATATCAGAAATTATTGGATAATGAAACGTATCCTGCAATTCAGTATAAATATGTTGGAGATCAATCTGTTCCGCCAAAGGATATTATTACAGTAATCTTTGAAAATGATGGAAAAATTCTTGGTGTGAAGCCGGAATACAGTAAATAATTTAGAAGTTAGAAATTAGAGGTTAGAAGTTGGTTTCTGCTTATTGTAAAAAAATAAAATTAAAATAAATTAAAAACTATGATGACAGATGTTTTAGTCGCGCACTCTTCAGATGTTGAAAAGGAAAGCTTTTACAAGAAGACGTATTTACACGTAGCTTTATCAATCCTTGCATTCATCGGGGTTGAAGCGGTTTTGCTTAATGTTGTACCGGAAAGGCTGATTGCCGCCATGTTTGCCCAAAGATTTGCCTGGCTGCTGATTATTGGGGTATTTTGGTTGGCTTCAGTTTTGGCTACAAAATGGTCTCTTTCCCAGAGTAAATCAACACAGTATTTCGGGCTTGCATTTTATGTTTTGCTTGAGGCTGTTATTTTCCTTCCGTTGATTTATATTGCTACTGTTTACTCCGGCGGGCAGGTGATTTATCAGGCTGCAATGTTGACGATTGCTATGTTTACAGGGATTTCTGCAGTTGCTTTTACATCTAAAAGAGATTTTTCATTTTTAAGAAATATCATCGTTATTGGAGGATTTATTTCTATAGGATTGATCGTTGCCGGAATGATTTTCGGCTTCAATCTTGGACTTTGGTTTTCCGTGGGAATGGTGATTCTTGCTTCTGCAACTATTTTATATCAGACAAGCAAGCTTAAGGATGCTTACAGTACGAATCAGTATGTAGGGGCGTCTTTGCAGTTGTTTGCTTCAATTATGCTTTTGTTCTGGTATATTTTGAGCATTTTGATGAGCAGAAGAAGTTAATGCTGAGAGTTATAAATTATAAGTTTTGAGTTATGAGTTTTCATTGCGAAATTTATAATTCATTTTATAAACCCAAAAAAATCCTGATGTTTTTCATCGGGATTTTATTTTTATCAAAACACAAATTTTGGCTAATATTTTTCACCAATTAATACAAAGATAAATTAGTGTTTATTTGTGTTAAAATTACTTGTCAATTGATCCTAAAACCTTTTGAGCAAAAGAGTTTAAGGCATCCTTTTCGCTCATTCCGTTTTGTACATTAGCGTGAACTTCCAAAGCTCCGCAGATGTTTGTAATTAATTCTCCGGCTACGTTTAGATCTTCATCACTTGTCCCTCTGAACTCGCAGAAGCTTTCTAAAACTTCCAACGTTTTTTCAAGGTTTTCAGGAGTCTGATTTTGATAAAACTGTCTGATTACAGGTAACTTCATAATTACAATTCATTAAATAAATTAATTAAACTTTCAGCCTGATTGCTCTGAACCTGATTCACCAATTCACCGTTTCTGAAGATTGCAAAAGTAGGTAAATTATCAACTTTAGCCAATTTTCTGCTTTCCGGTAATTTTTCTGCATCTACATATAGGAAAGGGATACTGTCGTTTTCAGAAGCTAATTTTTTGAATTTCGGCTTCATAATTCTGCAGTTTCCGCACCATGTTGCTCCGTACTGAACCACCACTTTTTCATTATCGCTTACAATATTCTGCAGCGTATCTTCTGTTAATTCTGTATACATTAAGGTAATTTTTTAATTTGAAAATTTGAGAATGTGTTAATGGCAAAAGTTATTTTGAAGAATTTTGCCTTGAAAAATAAAGAGAAAATGAGATAATTCTAAAAGAATCCTGAGATTGATTTTCAAATTATCTCATTTTCAATCAACACATTGTATTAGTTCTTAGCTAAATATTCAGCTGTAGAATTTCTGTCAGCTTTCATCGCGTCTTTTCCTTCTTCCCAGTTTGCAGGGCAAACCTCACCATGCTTCTGAACGTGAGTATAAGCATCGATTAGTCTTAAATATTCTTTTACGTTTCTACCAAGAGGCATATCATTTACAGACTCATGGAATACTTTTCCTGTTTCATCGATAAGATATGTTGCTCTGTAAGTCACGTTAGAACCTGTGAAAACTTCTTCACCTTCTTCATTGTATTCGAAATCCTGATCAACAATTCCCAATAGGTTAGCCAATTGTCTGTGAGTATCAGCTAAAAGCGGGTAAGTAACCCCTTCAATACCTCCGTTGTCTTTTGAAACGTTCAGCCAAGCGAAGTGTACTTCGTTTGTATCGCAAGAAGCTCCGATTACTTTAGTGTTTCTTTTTTCGAATTCACCTAAAGCCTCCTGGAAAGCGTGAAGCTCAGTCGGGCAAACGAAAGTGAAATCTTTTGGATACCAGAATAAAAGAACTTTTTGCTGATTAGCCGTTGCTTCTTCAAAGATGTTGATTCTAAGATCATCACCCATATCAGACATTGCATCTACTGTTACATTTGGGAATTTTTTTCCTACTAAAGACATAATTTTCTTGTTTTTATTTAAATTTCTGATGCAAATATATAAATATTTCGTCTATCGAACAAGTTGATATTGATAAATAAAATCTATAATTGTTTTTGATGTTGTACAAAATAAAAAAGCCCTGAATCCAGGGCTTTTACTTTATTTTAGTAACCAAATATTTCGGTTAAGCTAAGTTTTTTCACTTCACCGAGTTTCTGCATATCGGCTTCTTTTACTTTATCCTGAGAAGCCACAAGACAATAGGTGAAATTCTTACCTTTCATTTCCTTATCGTGGAAATTATTAATATCGGCAAACGTCAATTTTGGTGACTGTTCGTAGATATTCTTCCTGATATCCGAATTATTTCCAAGCTTTTGAGATCTTAAATAAGTGAAAATAATTCCGTCCTGCGTAATTCTTTCGGCAGCGATAGATTTTTTTAATCCGTTTTTAGCTGTTTCAAACAGTTGTTGAGATTGCGGAAGCGTTGTTAAAAGCTCATTCATTGCTGTTGTAGATTCATTGAATTTATCAGCCTGAGTTCCAACGTATGCCATAATAATATCCTTATCCTCTTTTTTACTTGGTAGAGAGAAATAAGAATAAGTGGAATATGCCAATGCCTTAGATTCTCTGATCGTTTGGAACACTACAGAACCCATTCCGCCACCGAAATAATTGTTGAATAAACTCACAGTAGGAGTGATACTGGAATTATAGGCTTCACCGTTTCTCACCCAGAAAACTTCCGCCTGAACCATGTCATAATGAGCAAACAAGACCTTATTCTTGTCTGTCGGGATTTGTGCAAAAGTTTTAGACTTCGGCATATCTTTCAATGAATTCGAAACTTTATGAATTGGAGTTAAGGAAGCCGTTAACTCATTTCCGGATTTCGGACCGTAATACAATATTTTATGTTTAAAATTAAACAAATCATGAAGCACATTCACCAAGTCTTCTGCCTTCAAAGCATCCAGTTCCGCGTCACTTAAAGTATTGTTGAACGGATTTTGCGAACCATACTGAGCATAACTTCTAAGTCCGGCCATGATGGTCGATTTGTTTTGCTTCGCATTATCTCTTGATTTTTTTAATCTTGCTTTGTAAGCATCCAGTGCTTTCTGGTCCGGCTGGCAATTTTTAATCAAATCTTCAAATAAAGCTGCTGTTTTATCAAAATTTTCATTCAACCCTTCGAGCGTTACATAAGTTTCTTCATTTCCTGCACTTACATTAAAGCTTGAAGCCAGTTTGTAAAACTCTTTGCTGATGTCTTCCGAAGATTTGTTTTTTGTACCTAAATATTGAAGATATTCTGCGGCCAATGGAAGCATTTTATTATTCCATTTTCCGGAATCGAAGTAGTAATATAATCTGAATAAAGGATTGTCTGTATTTTTTACAGAAAGAACATCTACACTTCCTAATTTATTTTTTGTAATGTCTTTATCAAAATTCAGCCAGACCGGAGATATCGGAGATTCCGGCATTTGATTGATTTTATTAAGGAACTGGGAATTGTCTTCTCTGTTTACAGAAACAGGAGTGATGGCCGGTTTGTCAACCTTTGCAATATTTTTATCTTCACCTTTTCTCTTGTAGACAGCAACATAATTATTTGCCTGAAGGTATCTCGACGCAAAATCCATAATGTCTTTTTTCGTCAGCTTCGAAATCTCATCAACATAGGCCAATTGTGTTTTATGGTCAACCTCAGAAGTGAATTCATCCATCAAAGACTCAGCTCTGGACGAATATTTTTCGTATTTCTGAATAACGTTTTTCTTTTCGTTATTAATAATTGACTGAAGGAGATCATCTGAAAATTCTCCTTTTTTCAGTTTTTCAATTTCCTGAAGCAACAGGTTTTTTACTTCATCCAAAGATTGTCCTTCCGTAGGATTTCCCTGTAGCAAAAGAACCGAATAATCCTTTAAAACATAAGGAAAAGCATACGCAGCCAGCAATTTTTGTTTTTTAATAAGGTCAAGATCAATCAGTCCGGCCTGTCCGTTTGTCAGCATACTTCCGATAAAATTGAGCATTCTAGCGTCCTGAGTAGAAGCTCCCGGAAATCTGAATCCAATGGTAATATTCTCCGGATTCGGGCCGTAAACTTCCCTGATAATAGGAGAGGTGATAGGGCTTTCCGTACCAATTTTATATTCAGGAACCGGCTTTGATTTCATATAAGAAAACGCCTTGTCAATTTTCGCGATCATTTCATCAGGATTGAAATCTCCGGACATAATTATCCCCATATTGTTGGGAACATAATAATTGTTGAAATATTCTCTGATTGCCTTTAATGAAGGGTTTTTCAAATGCTCAATAGTTCCGATTGTAGTTTGTTTTCCATAATTGTTATTAGGGAAAATTGCCGCAAACATGGCTTCATATACCTTTCTTGGATCGTTATCAAGACCTCTGTTTTTTTCTTCATAAACAGCCTCCAGCTCGGTGTGGAAAAGCCTTAGAACCGGCCGCCTGAACCTTTCTGCCTGAACTGCCAGGAATTTATCCGCAACATTCGCAGGAATATCTTCTGTGTAAACGGTCTGCTCGAAAGATGTGAAGGCATTTGTTCCGTCGGCGCCCATTCCGGACATCATTTTATCATATTCATTGGCGATGGCATATTTTGATGCTTCACCGGAAATTTTATCAATTTCTTTGTAAATTTCTTTACGTTTTGCTTCGTCTTTCGTTTGGTTGTACTTTTCATAAAGCGCGTCAATCTGATCCAGAAGCGGTTTTTCTTTAGCCCAATCCTTAGACCCGAATTGATCTGTCCCTTTGAAAAGCATGTGCTCAAGATAATGCGCCAACCCTGTATGATCAGACGGATCGGTTTTACTTCCCGCTTTTGTAGCAATAAAAGTCTGGATTCTAGGATCTTTTTTGGTCGGACTTAAAATTACCGTTAGTCCGTTCTTTAAAGTATAATATCTTGCTGAAGTCGGGTCATTGGTAACATATTTGTAATTGTATCCGTTCGATGTCGCTTCTTTCCATTGGAAATCCTGTCCGTAAGCATATCCGCAGTAACTTGCTGCTGCAATGCTCGTTGCAATTGTGATTCTTTTTAAAAAATTCATTTTAATCTAATTTTTTGTTCAGTGATTATTAATATTTTGTTTAATTGAATTTCTCTAGTAAATTTTTAATTCTTTTCATAGCCTCCATCAAATCTTCTTCTGATGCTGCATAAGAGAATCTGATACATTCCGGGCTCCCGAAAGAAACTCCGCCAACGCAGCCTACATGGGCTTTTTCTAAGATAAACATTGCAAAATCATCGGAATCTTTAATTTCAATTCCATCCAAAGTTTTTCCTATATAATACGAAACATCCGGAAAGAAATAGAATGCAGCCTTTGGCAAAACAACTTTAAATCCGGGAATTTCTTTAATTAAATCATACACAAGATCTCTTCTTTTTTTGAAGGCATCGATCATGTATTTGTATTCTGAAGGATCGGTTTTTAAAGCTACGATTGAAGCTCTCTGCGCCATTGTATT
This region includes:
- a CDS encoding peroxiredoxin — protein: MSLVGKKFPNVTVDAMSDMGDDLRINIFEEATANQQKVLLFWYPKDFTFVCPTELHAFQEALGEFEKRNTKVIGASCDTNEVHFAWLNVSKDNGGIEGVTYPLLADTHRQLANLLGIVDQDFEYNEEGEEVFTGSNVTYRATYLIDETGKVFHESVNDMPLGRNVKEYLRLIDAYTHVQKHGEVCPANWEEGKDAMKADRNSTAEYLAKN
- a CDS encoding Bax inhibitor-1/YccA family protein, whose protein sequence is MMTDVLVAHSSDVEKESFYKKTYLHVALSILAFIGVEAVLLNVVPERLIAAMFAQRFAWLLIIGVFWLASVLATKWSLSQSKSTQYFGLAFYVLLEAVIFLPLIYIATVYSGGQVIYQAAMLTIAMFTGISAVAFTSKRDFSFLRNIIVIGGFISIGLIVAGMIFGFNLGLWFSVGMVILASATILYQTSKLKDAYSTNQYVGASLQLFASIMLLFWYILSILMSRRS
- a CDS encoding DUF6952 family protein; this translates as MKLPVIRQFYQNQTPENLEKTLEVLESFCEFRGTSDEDLNVAGELITNICGALEVHANVQNGMSEKDALNSFAQKVLGSIDK
- a CDS encoding thioredoxin family protein, whose translation is MYTELTEDTLQNIVSDNEKVVVQYGATWCGNCRIMKPKFKKLASENDSIPFLYVDAEKLPESRKLAKVDNLPTFAIFRNGELVNQVQSNQAESLINLFNEL
- a CDS encoding acyl-CoA reductase, translated to MNIKNQVLGLTRLSDYIKDFLAKNPADYNENDQDFELLLRKSEIENPWFTAENQKFAFKQWADLLTEENINNWLKEYSISKISKKVGLIMAGNIPLVGLHDVISTVLSNHIPVIKLSSKDKYMIPFLLKKWKEFSENEVEYEFVERLENFDAVIATGSNNTARYLEYYFKNYLHIIRKNRTSIAVLKGDETPEELQLLAKDIFQYFGLGCRNVTRLLIPQDFLIDRLFENFLDYQEIINHNKYANNYEYNRAVYLLNQEKFWDNNFVMLKEDDKLFSPLSVINFSRYSSLDEVKNFISDNEENIQCVVAKDELGLDSVKLGDAQNPGLDTYADNVDTMKFLSLI
- a CDS encoding 4Fe-4S binding protein, giving the protein MAIKITDECINCGACEPECPNNAIYEGAVDWKASEGTELKGTVTLTSGLTVDADAPQEPVSDDVYFIVTDKCTECKGFHEEPQCAAVCPVDCCVPDEDHVESEEALLNKKAFLHGE